TGTAGGTTCATGCGGCCAGAAACTGCACAGGGCATATTTGTTAACTTCAAAGACTTGTACTATTACAATGGGAACAAGCTTCCTTTTGCTGCTGCTCAAATTGGCCAGGCTTTCAGAAATGAGGTTCTTAATTTTCTTATCTTTGGACTTTAGCACTTATGTTTGCATAGGATGCTCATATTATTTCTAATTGGTAACGGGTCTTTGTAACTAGTATTTTGGTCCTCTCCTTTCTTATAAGAATAGAAAATAGCTCTATAATGTAGTTGTTGCATTCCTTAGTGCTATGCTTCTTTTGTGCCCAAAACTGTGTCCCATTGATCTGTGACAGTGTTGCAAGGtccattttgtttttttaaataaaaccttAAACAATATCTCATTCCAAGAATACTGTATATATCTGCAGATTTCTCCTCGACAAGGGCTTTTGAGAGTTCGTGAATTTACACTTGCTGAGATTGAACACTTTGTGGATCCCGAAAACAAATCTCACCCAAACTTTGTAGAAGTTGCAAAATTGGAGTTTCTAATGTTCCCAAGGGAAGAACAAATGTCTGGCGAGTCTGCGAAGAAAATTTGTCTAGGTGATGCAGTTGTCAGGGTTTGTTTACATAACTTTTATTCAATATCTTCTTTTCTCTGCTCCCTTGTCTCTAAGCATGTGATGATGATTATAGTGCTATatagtttcttcttcttcatgtttGATTTACTAATTGTGTCATAGTTTGATTTAGACAGGATAATTTCTAAAGGATTCTTCTGTTGTATGAATAGATATATGAACTGGGTTGGAACTGGGACAATTTAGAACTTCTATCACAGGACAGAAACTTCATGTTATGATAAATGGCAGTGTAAGTAACATCTCATTCAATGGAAGTCTTAAAGGCAGtgctaatataacaataaaacttTTTCTATAAGCCCTgctaatttaaaattatatttgtcCTCTGTTTTTGCTAGTCTACTTAGTTTTGTTTCCTCAACTGAAATATATGAGTACTGCCCTGTTTTTGTTTCTCAGGAAAGTAAAAAAGCCTTGGATCCAGTTGCTCCAGTTTATAAGTACTGCCTTGTATCAGTATCTAACATATTAACTTCAA
The genomic region above belongs to Humulus lupulus chromosome 1, drHumLupu1.1, whole genome shotgun sequence and contains:
- the LOC133828793 gene encoding glycine--tRNA ligase, mitochondrial 1-like, producing MVKDDKTGTCYRADHLLKDFCSEKLQKDLSITAKEAAELKRILAVLDDLSAEELGAKLKEYGITAPDTKNPLSDPYPFNLMFQTSIGPSGLSLGFMRPETAQGIFVNFKDLYYYNGNKLPFAAAQIGQAFRNEISPRQGLLRVREFTLAEIEHFVDPENKSHPNFVEVAKLEFLMFPREEQMSGESAKKICLGDAVVRVCLHNFYSISSFLCSLVSKHVMMIIVLYSFFFFMFDLLIVS